A genomic stretch from Mastacembelus armatus chromosome 7, fMasArm1.2, whole genome shotgun sequence includes:
- the rarga gene encoding retinoic acid receptor gamma-A isoform X2, with the protein MFDCMEALGMGPRQLYDVTSRGACMLRKASPFFAGLDPFAWTGSASVQSVETQSTSSEEMVPSSPSPPPPPRVYKPCFVCQDKSSGYHYGVSSCEGCKGFFRRSIQKNMVYTCHRDKNCQINKVTRNRCQYCRLQKCFEVGMSKEAVRNDRNKKKKDVKEEVVLPESYELSGELEELVNKVSKAHQETFPSLCQLGKYTTNSSSDHRVQLDLGLWDKFSELSTKCIIKIVEFAKRLPGFTSLTIADQITLLKSACLDILMLRICTRYTPEQDTMTFSDGLTLNRTQMHNAGFGPLTDLVFAFAGQLLPLEMDDTETGLLSAICLICGDRMDLEEPQKVDKLQEPLLEALKIYARRRRPNKPHMFPRMLMKITDLRGISTKGAERAITLKMEIPGPMPPLIREMLENPEAFDDQTESNESPPPLPPPPPAPPALVLKQEAEDEDDSWATENGSEPSPEEEDEDDDDDVGDEERDRGSDSDGEPWGVLDAIDGSRKGLVGRAQ; encoded by the exons ATGTTCGACTGTATGGAGGCTCTGGGAATGGGCCCCCGTCAGCTCTATGATGTCACCAGCCGTGGTGCATGTATGCTGCGAAAAGCGAGCCCCTTCTTTGCGGGTCTGGACCCCTTCGCTTGGACCGGCAGTGCCAGCGTTCAGT CGGTGGAGACCCAGAGCACCAGCTCAGAGGAGATGGTACCTAGTTCTCCGTCCCCACCTCCCCCACCTCGTGTCTACAAGCCCTGCTTTGTGTGCCAGGACAAGTCCTCGGGGTACCACTACGGGGTCAGCTCTTGTGAGGGCTGCAAG GGTTTCTTCCGCCGCAGTATCCAGAAGAACATGGTGTACACCTGCCACCGAGACAAGAACTGTCAGATTAACAAGGTCACACGTAACCGCTGCCAGTACTGCAGGCTGCAGAAGTGCTTTGAGGTCGGCATGTCCAAGGAAG CGGTCCgtaatgacagaaacaaaaagaagaaggatgtgaaggaggaggtggtgctTCCAGAAAGCTATGAGCTAAGTGGGGAGCTCGAGGAGTTGGTCAATAAAGTCAGCAAGGCTCACCAAGAAACCTTCCCATCACTTTGCCAGTTGGGCAAATACACCACC aattCCAGCTCGGACCATCGTGTCCAGCTGGATCTGGGGCTGTGGGACAAGTTCAGTGAGCTCTCCACCAAATGCATCATCAAAATTGTGGAATTCGCCAAGCGGCTGCCGGGTTTCACCAGCCTCACCATTGCTGATCAGATCACTTTACTTAAGTCGGCCTGCCTGGACATACTG ATGCTGAGGATCTGCACACGCTACACCCCAGAACAGGACACCATGACCTTCTCAGATGGCCTGACTCTGAACCGGACTCAGATGCACAATGCCGGTTTTGGACCGCTCACAGACCTAGTGTTTGCCTTTGCTGGCCAGCTTCTACCGCTGGAGATGGACGACACAGAAACCGGCCTCCTCAGTGCCATCTGCCTCATCTGTGGAG ACCGCATGGACCTGGAGGAGCCTCAGAAAGTAGATAAGTTGCAAGAGCCGCTACTTGAAGCTCTGAAGATCTACGCCCGCCGCCGCCGCCCCAACAAGCCCCACATGTTCCCACGCATGCTGATGAAGATCACTGACCTCAGGGGCATCAGCACCAAGG GTGCGGAGAGAGCCATCACTCTGAAGATGGAGATCCCAGGGCCAATGCCTCCTTTGATCAGGGAGATGCTTGAGAATCCAGAGGCATTTGACGATCAAACAGAGTCCAACGAGAGCCCGCCACCCCTACCACCACCGCCACCTGCCCCACCAGCCCTGGTCCTAAAGCAGGAGGCAGAGGATGAGGATGACAGCTGGGCCACAGAGAATGGCAGTGAGCCGtcaccagaggaggaggatgaggatgacgatgatgatgtgGGAGATGAAGAGCGGGACAGGGGCTCGGACAGTGATGGAGAGCCCTGGGGAGTTCTGGATGCCATAGATGGGTCGAGAAAAGGCCTTGTTGGGAGGGCACAGTGA
- the calcoco1a gene encoding calcium-binding and coiled-coil domain-containing protein 1 isoform X2: MDMAQRVEFRNVGCSYFPQSRVDCHYTLSSQHNWASNDWIGLFKVGWSSVKDYHTFVWAQAPANYQEGTDVSCCVHFQASYLPKPSSQDYEFVYIDAKGEVCSRSSKFTFCAPKPLEDLVTLEEERHGEDEGTGMLLVVPRAEMLQSRLQECLRERAELLQVQEVTNRKREKEKQEYKRAREAWDRRRNELESDSARLKEELKQSQEKIEEMENQQQEEQSFRKSLAQEKNALLDAREASEVRIRELEEDIKTLTQRTVEREIELERMKERAKRAGAQRKEEESERRSLQTKLEQTEGELRSLSKEFQVLRNALAQRDTSVLQLQNTITTLTQKLTTAHRKEAESEAALRELRSLRERLTTSENAAEGLKSDLSAMVAQRDHGQAELHQARLQAAQLTLQLADSSLALREGRASWAQDRLNLQRASEKDHEQLEKLNAEMQRMEERLQEERMERVKLEVELGREKDCNRVQLSETRRELQELKASLRVAQKEKEQLLAEKQELMEYICQLEQKMGTAASAKWSAAPTASTGHPDSALSDSEDENPEALQPLRPQRPLGHYSLCEQGQPDSLLFATPPPSPREMERSAVVINQPAPLSSPHQAGAETLPHSSDSEDESDPLQCGRHSSGDETALLLPEHRDIVFSDLADTSLW; this comes from the exons ATGGACATGGCTCAGCGGGTGGAGTTTAGAAACGTGGGCTGCAGTTACTTCCCTCAGAGCAGAGTCGATTGCCACTACACATTGAGCTCACAGCACAACTGGGCCAGCAATGACTGGATAGGGCTCTTCAAG GTGGGATGGTCATCGGTGAAGGACTACCACACATTCGTTTGGGCACAGGCCCCAGCTAACTATCAAGAGGGCACAGATGTCAGCTGCTGTGTGCATTTCCAGG CCTCCTACCTACCCAAGCCCAGCTCGCAAGACTATGAATTTGTATATATTGATGCTAAGGGGGAAGTGTGCTCCCGCAGCTCCAAATTCACTTTCTGTGCCCCGAAGCCACTTGAGGATCTGGTGACCCTCGAGGAGGAGCGCCATGGAGAAGATGAAGGCACAGGCATGCTCCTGGTAGTGCCAAGGGCTGAAATGTTGCAG AGTCGACTGCAGGAATGTCTGCGAGAGCgggctgagctgctgcaggtgcAGGAGGtgacaaacaggaaaagggagaaagaaaagcaagagtACAAGAGGGCAAGGGAGGCCTGGGACAGACGGCGCAACGAGCTGGAAAGTGATAGTGCCAGGCTGAAGGAAGAGCTGAAACAGAGTCAAGAGAAGATCGAGGAGATGGAGAATCAACAGCAG GAGGAGCAGTCTTTTAGAAAATCACTAGCCCAGGAGAAAAATGCTTTATTGGATGCAAGGGAGGCAAGTGAAGTGCGAATcagggagctggaggaggacaTCAAAACCCTGACTCAAAGAACTGTGGAAAGGGAGATCGAGTTGGAAAG AATGAAGGAAAGGGCAAAGAGGGCTGGAGCtcaaaggaaagaagaggagagtgAGAGAAGGAGTCTGCAG aCCAAGCTGGAACAGACAGAGGGTGAACTCAGAAGTCTGTCTAAGGAGTTCCAGGTCCTGAGGAATGCCCTCGCCCAGAGAGACACCAGTGTTCTGCAGCTCCAAAACACCATCACCACCCTCACCCAGAAACTCACCACTGCCCACAGGAAAGAG GCGGAGAGTGAGGCAGCACTGAGGGAGCTGCGCAGCCTACGGGAGCGTCTCACCACGAGTGAGAACGCTGCAGAGGGCTTGAAGAGCGATCTAAGTGCCATGGTAGCCCAGAGGGATCACGGGCAGGCCGAACTGCATCAGGCTCGTCTGCAGGCTGCCCAGCTCACCCTTCAGCTTGCAGATTCCAGTCTGGCCCTCAGAGAAGGAAGAGCCAGCTGGGCCCAGGATAGGCTGAATCTACAGCGTGCCTCAGAG AAGGATCACGAGCAGCTGGAGAAACTCAATGCAGAGATGcagaggatggaggagaggctgcaggaggagaggatggagagagtGAAGCTGGAGGTTGAGCTGGGAAGAGAAAAGGATTGTAACCGG GTTCAGCTGAGTGAAACCCGCAGGGAGCTGCAGGAGTTAAAGGCCAGCCTGAGGGTCgctcagaaagagaaagagcaacTTCTTGCGGAGAAGCAG GAGTTGATGGAGTATATCTGTCAGCTGGAGCAGAAGATGGGAACAGCAGCCAGTGCCAAGTGGAGTGCTGCCCCGACTGCCTCTACAG GCCATCCTGACAGTGCGTTATCTGACTCCGAGGATGAGAACCCGGAGGCCTTGCAGCCCCTCCGTCCACAGAGACCTCTTGGACACTACAGCCTGTGTGAACAGGGCCAGCCCGACTCCTTGCTCTTTGccacccctcctccctcccccagggagatggagaggagTGCAGTGGTAATCAACCAGCCAGCACCGCTCTCCTCGCCACACCAGGCAGGAGCTGAAACTCTGCCGCACAGCTCTGATTCG gaggATGAATCTGATCCACTTCAGTGTGGAAGGCACAGCTCTGGAGACGAAACAGCACTTTTGCTGCCTGAGCACAGAGACATTGTTTTCAG TGATTTGGCCGACACCTCGCTGTGGTAA
- the calcoco1a gene encoding calcium-binding and coiled-coil domain-containing protein 1 isoform X1, giving the protein MDMAQRVEFRNVGCSYFPQSRVDCHYTLSSQHNWASNDWIGLFKVGWSSVKDYHTFVWAQAPANYQEGTDVSCCVHFQASYLPKPSSQDYEFVYIDAKGEVCSRSSKFTFCAPKPLEDLVTLEEERHGEDEGTGMLLVVPRAEMLQSRLQECLRERAELLQVQEVTNRKREKEKQEYKRAREAWDRRRNELESDSARLKEELKQSQEKIEEMENQQQEEQSFRKSLAQEKNALLDAREASEVRIRELEEDIKTLTQRTVEREIELERMKERAKRAGAQRKEEESERRSLQTKLEQTEGELRSLSKEFQVLRNALAQRDTSVLQLQNTITTLTQKLTTAHRKEAESEAALRELRSLRERLTTSENAAEGLKSDLSAMVAQRDHGQAELHQARLQAAQLTLQLADSSLALREGRASWAQDRLNLQRASEKDHEQLEKLNAEMQRMEERLQEERMERVKLEVELGREKDCNRVQLSETRRELQELKASLRVAQKEKEQLLAEKQELMEYICQLEQKMGTAASAKWSAAPTASTGHPDSALSDSEDENPEALQPLRPQRPLGHYSLCEQGQPDSLLFATPPPSPREMERSAVVINQPAPLSSPHQAGAETLPHSSDSEDESDPLQCGRHSSGDETALLLPEHRDIVFRNDLMNSKLANAHRHTQPVIYGDKVSMAGRWKF; this is encoded by the exons ATGGACATGGCTCAGCGGGTGGAGTTTAGAAACGTGGGCTGCAGTTACTTCCCTCAGAGCAGAGTCGATTGCCACTACACATTGAGCTCACAGCACAACTGGGCCAGCAATGACTGGATAGGGCTCTTCAAG GTGGGATGGTCATCGGTGAAGGACTACCACACATTCGTTTGGGCACAGGCCCCAGCTAACTATCAAGAGGGCACAGATGTCAGCTGCTGTGTGCATTTCCAGG CCTCCTACCTACCCAAGCCCAGCTCGCAAGACTATGAATTTGTATATATTGATGCTAAGGGGGAAGTGTGCTCCCGCAGCTCCAAATTCACTTTCTGTGCCCCGAAGCCACTTGAGGATCTGGTGACCCTCGAGGAGGAGCGCCATGGAGAAGATGAAGGCACAGGCATGCTCCTGGTAGTGCCAAGGGCTGAAATGTTGCAG AGTCGACTGCAGGAATGTCTGCGAGAGCgggctgagctgctgcaggtgcAGGAGGtgacaaacaggaaaagggagaaagaaaagcaagagtACAAGAGGGCAAGGGAGGCCTGGGACAGACGGCGCAACGAGCTGGAAAGTGATAGTGCCAGGCTGAAGGAAGAGCTGAAACAGAGTCAAGAGAAGATCGAGGAGATGGAGAATCAACAGCAG GAGGAGCAGTCTTTTAGAAAATCACTAGCCCAGGAGAAAAATGCTTTATTGGATGCAAGGGAGGCAAGTGAAGTGCGAATcagggagctggaggaggacaTCAAAACCCTGACTCAAAGAACTGTGGAAAGGGAGATCGAGTTGGAAAG AATGAAGGAAAGGGCAAAGAGGGCTGGAGCtcaaaggaaagaagaggagagtgAGAGAAGGAGTCTGCAG aCCAAGCTGGAACAGACAGAGGGTGAACTCAGAAGTCTGTCTAAGGAGTTCCAGGTCCTGAGGAATGCCCTCGCCCAGAGAGACACCAGTGTTCTGCAGCTCCAAAACACCATCACCACCCTCACCCAGAAACTCACCACTGCCCACAGGAAAGAG GCGGAGAGTGAGGCAGCACTGAGGGAGCTGCGCAGCCTACGGGAGCGTCTCACCACGAGTGAGAACGCTGCAGAGGGCTTGAAGAGCGATCTAAGTGCCATGGTAGCCCAGAGGGATCACGGGCAGGCCGAACTGCATCAGGCTCGTCTGCAGGCTGCCCAGCTCACCCTTCAGCTTGCAGATTCCAGTCTGGCCCTCAGAGAAGGAAGAGCCAGCTGGGCCCAGGATAGGCTGAATCTACAGCGTGCCTCAGAG AAGGATCACGAGCAGCTGGAGAAACTCAATGCAGAGATGcagaggatggaggagaggctgcaggaggagaggatggagagagtGAAGCTGGAGGTTGAGCTGGGAAGAGAAAAGGATTGTAACCGG GTTCAGCTGAGTGAAACCCGCAGGGAGCTGCAGGAGTTAAAGGCCAGCCTGAGGGTCgctcagaaagagaaagagcaacTTCTTGCGGAGAAGCAG GAGTTGATGGAGTATATCTGTCAGCTGGAGCAGAAGATGGGAACAGCAGCCAGTGCCAAGTGGAGTGCTGCCCCGACTGCCTCTACAG GCCATCCTGACAGTGCGTTATCTGACTCCGAGGATGAGAACCCGGAGGCCTTGCAGCCCCTCCGTCCACAGAGACCTCTTGGACACTACAGCCTGTGTGAACAGGGCCAGCCCGACTCCTTGCTCTTTGccacccctcctccctcccccagggagatggagaggagTGCAGTGGTAATCAACCAGCCAGCACCGCTCTCCTCGCCACACCAGGCAGGAGCTGAAACTCTGCCGCACAGCTCTGATTCG gaggATGAATCTGATCCACTTCAGTGTGGAAGGCACAGCTCTGGAGACGAAACAGCACTTTTGCTGCCTGAGCACAGAGACATTGTTTTCAG AAATGATCTCATGAATTCAAAGCTTGctaatgcacacagacacacgcaacCAGTTATTTATGGTGACAAGGTGAGTATGGCTGGAAGATGGAAGTTTTGA